In Stenotrophomonas sp. 169, one DNA window encodes the following:
- a CDS encoding DUF3011 domain-containing protein: MFRFSHLAAVVLLTPLAGVSPAANAAIPLFNGTCPGAIEVHADEGGPVYINGRQTQLKRFNDNYYEARDASSGVTLSINRSPDGGVQMSYTGRGGANGVCQVGSAGQSGDGERPRHDRPATDRGEGALPAEVTCESRDRKQTECDMDTRGDVRVVRQLSSTRCVKGENWDLNRHSIWVKDGCRAVFRNTSSRGRPTESRADGRGASAACDDRANAEGRVVTRVPVNEQVTELIIDYPDGRYLCMANDDGTVQSLTRMRRQP; the protein is encoded by the coding sequence ATGTTCAGGTTCTCGCACCTTGCCGCAGTCGTTCTGCTGACCCCCTTGGCGGGCGTTTCTCCCGCGGCCAACGCGGCCATCCCGCTCTTCAACGGCACCTGCCCGGGCGCCATCGAGGTGCATGCCGATGAGGGCGGCCCGGTCTACATCAACGGCCGCCAGACGCAGTTGAAACGCTTCAACGACAATTACTATGAGGCGCGTGACGCGAGCAGCGGCGTTACCTTGTCCATCAACCGTTCGCCCGATGGCGGCGTGCAGATGAGCTATACCGGCAGGGGCGGCGCCAACGGGGTCTGCCAGGTGGGCAGCGCGGGTCAGTCGGGTGACGGCGAACGGCCGCGTCATGATCGTCCTGCCACCGACCGTGGCGAGGGGGCGTTGCCGGCTGAGGTGACCTGCGAATCGCGTGACCGCAAGCAGACCGAGTGCGACATGGACACCCGCGGCGACGTACGGGTCGTTCGTCAGCTGAGCAGCACGCGCTGCGTAAAGGGTGAGAACTGGGACCTCAACCGCCACTCGATCTGGGTCAAGGACGGGTGCCGCGCGGTATTCCGCAATACGTCCTCGCGGGGGCGACCCACCGAATCGCGGGCTGATGGGCGAGGGGCGTCCGCCGCGTGCGACGACCGGGCCAATGCGGAGGGCCGCGTGGTCACCCGCGTACCGGTCAATGAACAAGTGACCGAGCTGATCATCGATTATCCGGACGGCCGTTATCTCTGCATGGCCAACGACGACGGCACCGTGCAGTCGCTGACGCGCATGCGCAGGCAGCCCTGA